Proteins encoded within one genomic window of Desulfonatronospira thiodismutans ASO3-1:
- a CDS encoding glycosyltransferase translates to MKPKVLFVASYFESDCISNYTMPFIDRQMESLREAGLDITSFSIESFRSKYNYIKKSRLLRDYLKENRVDIVHAHYSYAGLTCGISKIRPLVVSLMGTDVYGRVGKSLADRTINFINRMIIRLLASRWDAVIVKSEQMKKFISHSNLHVIPNGVDFGKFYPMDRLKAQSLLNLDPHKTLILFGGNPDNPRKNYALAREVFKLVSLEIQDISMIHLKNIPHQEIPVYLSACSCLLMTSIMEGSPNILKEALACNLPVVSVRVGDAEERLAGMDMCRICSYDPMELARNVTEVIGQGLRPDNRSRIQDLEIGRVADRITSVYHQVLEQYRQGNAL, encoded by the coding sequence ATGAAACCTAAAGTTCTTTTTGTAGCCTCATATTTTGAATCAGACTGCATTAGTAACTACACAATGCCTTTTATTGATCGTCAGATGGAGTCTCTTAGAGAGGCTGGCCTCGATATTACCTCATTTAGTATCGAATCATTCAGAAGTAAGTATAATTACATTAAAAAATCCAGACTTCTACGTGACTATTTAAAGGAAAATAGAGTGGACATTGTCCATGCCCACTATTCATATGCTGGGTTAACCTGCGGAATAAGTAAAATTAGACCATTGGTAGTCAGTCTCATGGGTACTGATGTTTATGGAAGAGTGGGCAAAAGCTTGGCTGACAGGACAATTAATTTTATAAACCGGATGATCATCAGGCTATTGGCTTCAAGATGGGACGCCGTTATTGTCAAATCAGAACAAATGAAAAAGTTTATCTCCCATTCAAATCTTCATGTCATCCCCAATGGAGTGGATTTCGGAAAATTTTATCCCATGGATAGGCTCAAGGCTCAAAGTCTCCTTAATTTAGATCCGCACAAAACTCTTATTCTCTTTGGAGGTAATCCTGACAATCCAAGAAAAAACTACGCCCTGGCCAGGGAAGTTTTCAAGCTTGTTTCTCTTGAAATACAGGACATCTCCATGATTCATTTGAAGAATATTCCACATCAGGAAATTCCAGTTTATCTGAGCGCATGTTCTTGCCTGCTAATGACTTCTATTATGGAAGGGTCGCCCAATATTCTCAAGGAGGCTTTGGCATGTAATCTACCTGTCGTCTCTGTACGGGTAGGAGACGCAGAGGAGAGGCTTGCAGGGATGGATATGTGTCGGATTTGTAGTTATGATCCCATGGAACTGGCTCGAAACGTTACCGAAGTGATAGGTCAGGGCCTCAGGCCGGACAACAGGAGCAGAATCCAGGACTTGGAAATTGGCCGTGTGGCCGACCGCATTACTTCAGTATACCATCAAGTCCTTGAACAATATCGTCAAGGAAATGCTCTATGA
- a CDS encoding VPLPA-CTERM sorting domain-containing protein has protein sequence MSILKKVTTGWVLGIFCVFLFPLAVHAGKINFYQLGVSGGASPYYQGVLSEDLTLTITNNKEGSLLSHFYFYGLGDIKVADVDGFKNPATPGFLPGLYSPPVTPDRSFGFSSPAYRVAAGDQIAFALSDGNYEDVFSLIRNNDLIIGLFVQDFDGSESAQFASVPLPASVVLLFSGLAGLVFFRRFKKDEQP, from the coding sequence GTGTCAATATTGAAAAAAGTCACGACCGGTTGGGTTTTGGGAATCTTTTGTGTTTTTCTTTTTCCTCTTGCTGTGCATGCGGGCAAAATCAATTTTTATCAGCTGGGTGTTTCTGGAGGGGCATCGCCGTATTATCAGGGGGTGCTTAGTGAGGACTTAACGCTTACGATTACAAACAATAAAGAAGGTTCACTGCTTTCTCATTTTTATTTTTATGGTCTTGGCGATATCAAGGTAGCTGATGTTGATGGCTTTAAAAATCCTGCAACTCCAGGCTTTTTACCCGGTCTCTACTCACCTCCGGTTACTCCGGACAGGTCCTTCGGGTTCAGCAGTCCAGCCTACAGGGTTGCAGCCGGAGACCAGATTGCTTTTGCTCTAAGTGATGGCAATTACGAGGATGTTTTTTCTTTGATCAGAAACAATGATCTGATCATCGGCCTTTTTGTCCAGGACTTTGATGGAAGTGAAAGCGCTCAGTTCGCTTCAGTTCCCTTGCCTGCTTCGGTGGTGCTTTTGTTCAGCGGGCTGGCAGGACTGGTATTTTTCAGAAGATTTAAAAAGGATGAGCAACCCTGA
- a CDS encoding O-antigen ligase family protein, whose amino-acid sequence MDSIPYVTYSDIYAGFSVMQIYSIFVVAYLSMYLFFHRDTQVRSIPAAIPVLLVILSFMVSGIISNDWRPILENTTKWIYMILLAGFVFHILKTNTLDSLIRVLWLSLLPAVFIQFMAIITNDYVITSAGHIGYFGGYQHQNMISYYLLGFTSCSLYLAVQSDKLFYRLFFMLSTGYGIFAVYACGYRTTLIALMIFLIITYLYSIKRLDLSKKLLAISFMPLVMIVGIYFAGGEIFHRLSDIWVFLQAPMDHIDFSGNASMTSLFSGRIYIINVLMHAYLSSPFESLWAGMGLDSARQIIGTYPHNEFLAALVESGILGLSAFSLFVVTYLWTVNSGDFVASVKESVIAGTGTGLLIMTLATMPFRDMRAMILFGVFLGIAHFSIYMRRQKPHET is encoded by the coding sequence TTGGACAGTATTCCATATGTTACATATTCGGATATATATGCTGGTTTTTCAGTCATGCAGATATACTCTATATTTGTTGTTGCCTACTTGTCTATGTATCTTTTTTTTCACAGAGATACCCAAGTAAGGTCCATTCCTGCGGCAATTCCAGTACTCCTGGTTATTCTGTCCTTTATGGTCTCAGGCATCATCAGCAATGACTGGAGGCCTATTTTGGAAAACACGACTAAATGGATCTACATGATATTACTGGCAGGATTCGTTTTTCATATTCTTAAGACCAACACCTTGGACAGTCTAATTCGGGTGTTATGGCTGTCACTGCTTCCCGCAGTTTTCATTCAGTTCATGGCTATAATCACTAATGACTACGTCATTACCAGCGCAGGCCATATAGGATACTTTGGAGGGTATCAGCATCAAAATATGATCAGCTATTATTTGCTGGGGTTTACATCCTGTTCCCTGTATCTTGCAGTTCAGTCAGATAAGTTATTTTACAGGCTATTTTTCATGCTTTCAACCGGTTACGGTATCTTTGCGGTTTATGCCTGTGGATATCGCACAACCCTGATTGCTCTAATGATATTTCTCATAATAACCTATCTGTACAGTATTAAAAGATTGGATTTATCTAAAAAACTCCTGGCCATAAGTTTCATGCCCCTCGTAATGATTGTGGGGATTTATTTTGCCGGTGGAGAAATTTTCCATAGGCTCAGCGATATCTGGGTGTTTTTGCAAGCTCCAATGGACCACATAGACTTTTCAGGTAACGCCAGCATGACATCACTTTTTTCCGGAAGGATATATATTATTAACGTCCTGATGCATGCCTACCTGTCTTCGCCCTTCGAGTCCCTATGGGCAGGCATGGGATTGGATTCAGCAAGGCAGATCATCGGCACATACCCGCACAATGAATTTCTGGCTGCCCTGGTGGAAAGCGGTATTTTGGGGCTGAGTGCATTTTCTCTTTTCGTGGTTACTTATTTGTGGACCGTTAATTCTGGAGACTTCGTTGCTTCAGTCAAGGAAAGCGTTATAGCAGGTACTGGTACAGGACTACTCATCATGACTCTCGCTACCATGCCTTTTAGAGATATGCGGGCCATGATCCTGTTCGGAGTCTTTCTTGGGATTGCCCATTTTAGCATTTATATGAGAAGGCAGAAACCACATGAAACCTAA
- a CDS encoding InlB B-repeat-containing protein: MIRYFRRTAIFSVVLLFSLICFNWHVGHCGNVYYVSSNDPLASDINPGSAEEPLLTLGEALSRVTAGDTVVLEPGTYRESMLFSQGGESEDFPVTVRAGVPEAAFVLGSDVVVGWEHAFDETWVRHGWEINSQQVFVDGLGLQQIGPGSLYHYLEVDGDTALPVVGSDFSDMYPGSFWYDEDMGSLYVWLPDGSSPENYVMEASVRDFLLAPNSLDYINLEGLVFAHSNTGTSGEEVSMLNISGTGWKLEDNFFLMADMSGLSLSGRDHLLSGNTFLLNGYAGLVLRGHEDQGEERQILMSGNEQSYNNTRNFDFSLKPGGINITDGCSGLTIENNLAWRNHMFGVSMDSQSKDIVLEKSFFQDNILGVYAEETDSIIVKNNIFNENFYAAGLDSTSNTHVLFNTFHANEYAFTAMDSMGDSPLFQNNHIQNNLFSDSLIVDLGLYIPDFLDEGNTSDYNAYARASQEIANIWIDEIGFPVFSFSLSSFQDQSGLDQNSVVSASIWPEEHDFAFVPPHDALIIDAGSLELQAVLSDFYGRERPWGMGPDIGAVEYYPDDEEFPEYPHELAELDPSVPEQPPEPDMWEISVSVTGEGQVKVNPDQTEYMDGSMVELSVHAGDGWYFVQWQGDLSGSETPVTLVVDEDKNISALFERLYTLSISVEGEGSIIRTPDLSEYESGESVELEAVAADGWEFVGWSGDASGTDTSLVLVMDTDTSVTGVFEEIPEPEPEGEVFVFDPNAYETGYNPVGDVFIQRLPGSSDFGGDTGIAEVSTPVGNKVMQFTTELSSPYFHGGVRWLYWTEFQRDQDQIEFLYLFRRSDPEYTELLGCMRMSGEAELNTYAAGLRNNSDEIRGRRVLQGNIINAGEENHNLSGDTVGDWIWVRGRMDQDSYTIRSRAWLHGDNEPENWMLEWTDQDEAIEKGGVGMEVYIRQAGESVELAWLSMGSRGEVAPGPEDIEELPEPTEHYTLDISVEGQGSVSLSPERDQFESGESVELQAVAADGWEFVSWSGDYSGTEPSVVLVMDTDMSVTGIFEEIPEPEPEGEVFVFDPNSYETGYNPVGDVFIQRLPGSSDFGGDTGIAEVSTPVGNKVMQFTTELSSPYFHGGVRWLYWTEFQRDQDQIEFLYLFRRSDPEYTELLGCMRMSGEAELNTYAAGLRNNSDEIRGRRVLQGNIINAGEENHNLSGDTVGDWIWVRGRMDQDSYTIRSRAWLHGDNEPENWMLEWTDQEAGIASGGAGLEVYLRRAGDSIDLAWWSVGFGGAAAEFPEEETYENDEFFPPEIYGHYFDPAWAEAEPGLIRDLGYGNPSEWPVVNGHDTRIVIQDEQSVDLKDIRAAISWDSGPDKYGTTYIHIRNCEEVVVENVHLLQADQDYLASHTLFIEDCGKVILRDSSFHGSVERHHVRMEGNAEVIIDNVEISGYDYGNGIIRTGGGIRIENGDESRGGVGLASISSPNPRELEWLQITNCHIRDNLSNPQRLKHDGILIHSGGNSLIYNNLFENWQELDAAFDTSHRRWQDNNYVNKTIHIEKNRFINNQRIKMPGRSVADNSIVFYKNYFENSGLYDYHIGYNVIFRENLFDGVFDSTMLTLWQINGPMLFERNNFIFEDLHMFIREGGAADPDAHTHVNLRDNIYFLGNVSTWLMGKQVQAYTWEEWQNVGLDTGSEIRPLSEAP, translated from the coding sequence ATGATCAGATACTTCCGGCGTACTGCAATATTCTCGGTAGTCCTCCTGTTTTCCCTTATATGTTTCAACTGGCATGTAGGACATTGCGGCAATGTTTATTATGTCAGCAGCAATGATCCTTTGGCCAGCGACATCAACCCGGGAAGTGCCGAGGAGCCCCTGCTGACCCTTGGTGAAGCCCTCAGCCGGGTCACAGCCGGAGATACCGTTGTCCTGGAGCCGGGCACTTACCGGGAAAGCATGCTGTTTTCACAGGGCGGCGAGAGCGAGGATTTTCCGGTGACAGTCAGGGCAGGTGTGCCGGAAGCAGCTTTTGTGCTGGGATCTGATGTCGTTGTGGGCTGGGAGCATGCCTTTGATGAGACCTGGGTCAGGCACGGCTGGGAAATCAACAGCCAGCAGGTTTTTGTAGACGGACTGGGCCTGCAGCAGATAGGTCCTGGAAGTCTTTACCATTACCTGGAAGTGGATGGAGATACAGCCCTGCCGGTGGTGGGCAGTGATTTTTCAGATATGTATCCCGGTTCCTTCTGGTATGATGAAGACATGGGCTCTTTGTACGTATGGCTGCCTGACGGATCATCTCCAGAGAACTATGTAATGGAGGCATCGGTGCGGGATTTTCTCCTGGCCCCCAACAGCCTGGATTATATCAATCTTGAAGGACTGGTGTTCGCCCATTCCAATACCGGCACCTCTGGTGAAGAAGTCTCCATGCTCAATATCAGTGGAACAGGCTGGAAGCTGGAAGACAACTTTTTCCTTATGGCGGATATGTCCGGTCTATCCCTTTCCGGCCGGGACCATCTTCTGTCGGGCAACACCTTTCTCCTCAACGGTTATGCCGGCTTGGTACTCAGGGGACATGAAGACCAGGGGGAAGAACGGCAGATCCTGATGAGCGGCAATGAGCAGAGTTATAACAATACCAGGAACTTCGATTTCTCACTCAAGCCCGGGGGGATTAATATTACCGACGGATGCAGCGGGCTGACCATCGAAAACAACCTGGCCTGGCGCAACCACATGTTCGGCGTTTCCATGGACAGCCAAAGCAAGGATATTGTCCTGGAAAAGTCTTTTTTTCAGGACAATATACTGGGAGTATATGCCGAGGAAACAGACAGTATTATTGTCAAAAATAATATTTTTAATGAAAATTTTTATGCAGCTGGCCTGGACTCCACCAGCAATACCCACGTTCTATTCAATACGTTCCATGCAAATGAGTATGCCTTTACCGCCATGGATTCCATGGGTGATAGCCCGCTTTTCCAAAATAATCATATTCAGAACAACCTTTTCAGCGACAGCCTGATTGTGGATCTGGGGCTGTATATTCCAGACTTTCTGGATGAGGGGAATACCTCTGACTATAACGCCTATGCCAGAGCTTCCCAGGAAATAGCCAATATCTGGATCGATGAAATAGGTTTTCCTGTATTTTCTTTTTCCCTTTCTTCTTTTCAGGATCAGTCGGGATTGGACCAGAACTCAGTTGTTTCGGCTTCCATCTGGCCGGAGGAACATGACTTTGCCTTTGTTCCCCCTCATGACGCGCTGATTATTGATGCAGGTTCCCTGGAACTGCAGGCGGTGCTGTCCGATTTTTACGGACGTGAACGCCCCTGGGGTATGGGGCCGGATATCGGGGCAGTTGAGTATTATCCTGATGATGAAGAATTTCCGGAATACCCTCATGAACTGGCAGAATTGGATCCTTCCGTTCCGGAGCAGCCGCCTGAACCGGATATGTGGGAGATTAGTGTTTCCGTAACCGGTGAGGGGCAAGTAAAGGTGAACCCGGACCAGACCGAGTATATGGATGGATCAATGGTGGAGTTGTCAGTGCATGCCGGTGATGGGTGGTATTTTGTGCAGTGGCAGGGTGATCTGTCCGGGAGTGAAACTCCTGTGACCCTGGTTGTTGACGAAGATAAGAATATTTCTGCCTTGTTTGAAAGATTGTATACTCTGAGCATTTCAGTTGAGGGGGAGGGGAGCATAATCCGTACACCTGATTTGTCGGAATACGAGTCCGGTGAGAGTGTAGAGCTAGAAGCTGTTGCTGCCGATGGTTGGGAATTTGTGGGCTGGAGTGGCGATGCTTCCGGCACAGATACTTCTTTGGTGCTGGTCATGGACACCGACACAAGCGTGACAGGCGTCTTTGAGGAAATTCCGGAACCGGAGCCTGAAGGTGAAGTATTTGTATTTGACCCCAATGCCTATGAGACAGGCTATAATCCGGTTGGAGATGTATTTATTCAGCGTCTTCCCGGATCCAGTGATTTCGGAGGTGATACGGGTATTGCGGAAGTTTCTACACCAGTCGGCAATAAAGTCATGCAATTCACCACTGAGTTAAGCTCCCCTTATTTTCATGGTGGTGTTCGCTGGCTTTATTGGACAGAATTTCAGAGAGATCAGGATCAAATTGAATTTCTCTATCTTTTCCGGCGCAGCGATCCAGAATATACAGAGCTTCTTGGCTGTATGCGCATGAGCGGTGAGGCAGAGCTTAATACTTATGCTGCGGGGTTGCGCAATAATTCTGATGAAATAAGAGGTCGCCGTGTGTTGCAAGGCAACATAATTAATGCTGGAGAGGAAAATCATAACCTGTCCGGAGATACTGTTGGGGATTGGATATGGGTGCGGGGTCGCATGGATCAAGATTCTTATACAATCAGATCCAGGGCATGGCTGCATGGAGACAATGAGCCTGAAAACTGGATGCTGGAATGGACTGACCAAGATGAAGCCATAGAGAAAGGCGGGGTTGGTATGGAGGTATATATACGCCAGGCAGGAGAGAGCGTTGAATTGGCCTGGCTGTCGATGGGAAGCAGGGGTGAAGTTGCTCCTGGTCCTGAGGATATTGAGGAGTTACCGGAGCCCACAGAGCATTACACTCTTGACATTTCAGTGGAAGGCCAGGGCTCTGTAAGTCTATCTCCTGAACGTGATCAGTTCGAATCCGGGGAGAGTGTGGAGCTACAAGCTGTGGCTGCCGATGGCTGGGAATTTGTAAGCTGGAGCGGCGACTATTCTGGAACCGAGCCTTCTGTTGTGCTGGTCATGGATACGGACATGAGCGTGACAGGGATTTTTGAGGAAATCCCGGAACCGGAGCCCGAAGGTGAAGTATTTGTATTTGATCCCAATAGCTATGAGACAGGCTATAATCCGGTTGGAGATGTATTTATTCAGCGTCTTCCCGGATCCAGTGATTTCGGAGGTGATACGGGTATTGCGGAAGTTTCTACACCAGTCGGCAATAAAGTCATGCAATTCACCACTGAGTTAAGCTCCCCTTATTTTCATGGTGGTGTTCGCTGGCTTTATTGGACAGAATTTCAGAGAGATCAGGATCAAATTGAATTTCTCTATCTTTTCCGGCGCAGCGATCCAGAATATACAGAGCTTCTTGGCTGTATGCGCATGAGCGGTGAGGCAGAGCTTAATACTTATGCTGCGGGGTTGCGCAATAATTCTGATGAAATAAGAGGTCGCCGTGTGTTGCAAGGCAACATAATTAATGCTGGAGAGGAAAATCATAACCTGTCCGGAGATACTGTTGGGGATTGGATATGGGTGCGGGGTCGCATGGATCAAGATTCTTATACAATCAGATCCAGGGCATGGCTGCATGGAGACAATGAGCCTGAAAACTGGATGCTGGAATGGACTGACCAGGAAGCCGGCATTGCTTCCGGTGGGGCCGGTCTGGAGGTGTATCTGCGCCGGGCTGGGGACAGCATCGACCTGGCCTGGTGGTCCGTGGGATTTGGAGGGGCTGCAGCAGAGTTTCCAGAGGAAGAGACTTATGAAAATGATGAATTCTTCCCTCCAGAAATTTACGGTCATTATTTTGATCCAGCATGGGCAGAAGCAGAGCCTGGTTTAATCAGGGATCTTGGCTACGGCAATCCTTCTGAATGGCCCGTGGTTAATGGTCATGATACCAGGATCGTAATTCAAGATGAACAGAGTGTAGATCTGAAAGATATCAGGGCAGCTATATCTTGGGACTCCGGTCCGGACAAATACGGCACTACCTATATACATATCCGCAACTGTGAGGAGGTTGTGGTGGAGAATGTACACCTGCTACAGGCTGATCAAGATTACCTGGCTTCCCATACATTGTTTATTGAAGACTGCGGCAAAGTGATTTTGAGAGATAGTTCTTTTCATGGGTCTGTTGAAAGACATCATGTCCGCATGGAGGGTAATGCTGAGGTGATCATAGATAACGTGGAAATCTCGGGTTATGACTATGGGAATGGTATCATACGTACCGGAGGAGGAATCAGAATTGAAAACGGCGATGAAAGCCGCGGGGGGGTGGGACTTGCATCCATTTCCTCACCCAATCCCAGAGAGCTTGAGTGGCTGCAGATCACCAATTGTCATATCCGCGACAACCTGTCCAACCCACAGAGACTCAAGCATGATGGAATACTAATTCATTCGGGAGGCAACAGCCTGATATACAACAATCTGTTTGAAAACTGGCAGGAATTGGATGCGGCCTTTGATACTTCCCACAGGAGGTGGCAGGATAATAACTACGTAAACAAGACTATCCACATTGAGAAAAATAGATTTATCAACAACCAGAGGATCAAGATGCCTGGTCGTTCTGTGGCAGACAACAGCATCGTCTTTTACAAAAACTACTTCGAAAACTCAGGCCTTTATGATTACCATATTGGATATAATGTAATTTTCCGAGAAAACCTTTTTGATGGAGTGTTCGACTCAACCATGCTAACCCTGTGGCAAATTAATGGCCCCATGCTCTTTGAAAGAAATAACTTTATATTTGAAGACCTGCATATGTTCATCCGGGAGGGAGGAGCTGCTGATCCTGATGCCCATACACATGTAAACTTGCGGGATAATATTTATTTTCTGGGCAATGTCAGCACTTGGCTTATGGGCAAGCAAGTCCAGGCTTATACCTGGGAAGAATGGCAAAATGTTGGTTTGGATACAGGTTCTGAAATCAGGCCTCTATCAGAAGCTCCTTAG
- a CDS encoding tyrosine-protein kinase family protein: MLEKIMQLTELKRIVPALTQGADPMFPGHFVVTSSLAGEGKSLVASGVAVQMASNSSSRVLLVDFNWRSPVLHRHFGRDQDFDYQKLQGSSNPMNLVQKTDYKELDLLPAPRTEKNDRFPDGQELCVDILKKAREQYQNVIVDTGPLFPENRFMLDPLRLGQSAIGTLLVYLAGVTPRSIAKKSVAMFREHDIGLTGVLMNDYQNPLAGRV, translated from the coding sequence ATGCTTGAAAAAATAATGCAATTGACTGAATTGAAAAGAATAGTCCCCGCTTTGACTCAGGGAGCAGATCCTATGTTCCCGGGGCATTTTGTTGTTACCAGTTCTCTAGCTGGTGAAGGAAAAAGCCTGGTTGCATCCGGGGTGGCGGTTCAAATGGCGTCAAACTCTTCGTCCAGGGTGCTTCTTGTTGATTTCAACTGGCGCTCTCCAGTTCTGCACAGACATTTTGGCAGGGATCAGGACTTTGATTATCAGAAACTGCAGGGGTCCAGCAATCCCATGAATCTGGTCCAGAAAACGGACTACAAAGAACTGGATTTGTTGCCTGCTCCCAGGACAGAAAAAAACGATCGTTTCCCTGATGGCCAGGAATTGTGCGTGGATATTCTAAAAAAGGCCCGTGAGCAATATCAGAATGTAATAGTTGATACTGGTCCGCTTTTTCCGGAGAACAGATTCATGCTGGATCCATTGCGCCTGGGTCAAAGTGCCATAGGCACCTTGCTGGTGTACTTGGCGGGGGTCACGCCCAGAAGTATAGCCAAAAAATCTGTGGCCATGTTCAGAGAGCATGACATCGGACTTACCGGAGTGCTCATGAATGATTACCAGAATCCCCTGGCCGGCAGGGTTTGA